One window of Nocardia nova SH22a genomic DNA carries:
- a CDS encoding MutS-related protein → MKVRLMYPDRAFDPEAELPPHVPDLRQDLELDRLLSVMASDDDYLYTVCERGLFNGVTEPDVICYRQRALRDCLAHPGTVIEIYNLVFEALAQERKHWLFRSAMYQPTPDKLLTRALSLLTVFLDALVRVRDLTAAHRAEFDSAAFTQLFATLSRELSDDYVAEVRDHLAQCRFPRGAHFSARLEKGCSSTDYILRTPHRVGLLGQLGQLGSADSKSYTFRIPDRDIAAMDAAAELYARGIMAVSQTLTRASDHVTAFLRQLRAELGFYIGCYHLRRELDDRRLPVCFPEPVDTGTETLTCRGLYDPCLGLHVGHPVIGNDIDADGISVIVVTGANQGGKSTFLRSVGAAQLMMQAGMFVPAESFRANTRTGVFTHFKREEDQTMTHGKFDEELVRMSHLIDLMGGDALLLCNESFAATNEREGSAIARDVIDALDSAGVEIVYVTHMFDLASSLARRHDATQLFLRAERRRDGARTLRVTPGAPLPTSHGDDVYRHIFGTEPEPAPPNPMPNSPR, encoded by the coding sequence ATGAAAGTGCGGCTCATGTACCCCGATCGCGCCTTCGATCCGGAGGCCGAGCTGCCGCCGCACGTGCCGGACCTGCGCCAGGATCTGGAACTGGACCGGCTGCTGTCGGTGATGGCCAGCGACGACGACTACCTCTACACCGTCTGCGAACGCGGGCTGTTCAACGGCGTCACCGAGCCGGACGTGATTTGCTATCGCCAAAGGGCACTGCGGGATTGCCTGGCCCATCCCGGCACCGTCATCGAGATCTACAACCTCGTTTTCGAGGCGCTGGCCCAGGAGCGCAAGCACTGGCTCTTCCGCTCGGCCATGTATCAGCCCACCCCGGACAAACTCCTCACCCGGGCGCTGTCGCTGCTGACCGTCTTCCTCGACGCGCTGGTGCGCGTCCGGGATCTGACCGCCGCCCACCGCGCCGAATTCGATTCCGCGGCCTTCACCCAGTTGTTCGCGACCCTGTCGCGCGAACTGTCCGACGACTACGTCGCCGAGGTGCGCGACCACCTCGCGCAGTGCCGGTTCCCGCGCGGCGCACATTTCAGCGCACGCCTCGAAAAAGGCTGTAGCAGTACCGATTACATATTGCGCACCCCCCATCGGGTGGGCCTGCTCGGTCAGCTGGGCCAGCTGGGCTCCGCCGATTCCAAGTCCTACACCTTCCGCATTCCCGACCGCGACATCGCCGCGATGGATGCCGCCGCCGAACTCTACGCACGCGGCATCATGGCGGTGTCGCAGACGCTGACCAGGGCCTCCGATCACGTCACCGCGTTCCTGCGGCAACTGCGCGCCGAACTCGGCTTCTACATCGGCTGCTACCACCTGCGCCGCGAACTGGACGACCGGCGGCTTCCGGTCTGCTTCCCCGAGCCGGTCGACACCGGAACCGAGACGCTGACCTGCCGCGGACTCTACGATCCGTGCCTGGGCCTGCACGTCGGCCATCCGGTGATCGGCAACGACATAGACGCCGACGGCATCTCCGTCATCGTGGTCACCGGCGCGAACCAGGGCGGCAAATCGACTTTTCTGCGCAGCGTCGGCGCGGCGCAACTGATGATGCAGGCGGGCATGTTCGTCCCCGCCGAGTCCTTCCGCGCCAATACCCGCACGGGGGTGTTCACCCACTTCAAGCGGGAGGAGGATCAGACGATGACGCACGGCAAATTCGACGAGGAGCTGGTGCGGATGAGCCATCTGATCGACCTGATGGGCGGCGACGCCCTGTTGCTGTGCAACGAATCGTTCGCCGCCACCAACGAACGCGAGGGTTCGGCGATCGCCCGCGACGTGATCGACGCGCTCGACAGCGCCGGGGTCGAGATCGTCTACGTCACGCACATGTTCGATCTCGCGTCGAGTCTGGCCCGGCGCCACGACGCCACCCAGTTGTTCCTGCGCGCCGAACGCCGCCGCGACGGCGCCCGAACCCTGCGCGTCACCCCCGGCGCACCACTGCCGACCAGCCACGGCGACGACGTCTACCGCCATATCTTCGGGACCGAACCCGAACCCGCACCACCGAATCCGATGCCGAATTCGCCACGGTGA
- the eno gene encoding phosphopyruvate hydratase, translated as MRLAELTAVEILDSRGNPTLHVRATLADGRTVTAGVPSGASTGSGEAVELRDHDPARYGGRGVTRAVGNVDTVLAERLTGHVFGSFADVDRLLRELDGTENLSRLGANAVVGVSIAAARAFALATGQQLWQWLTPEGGQPRLPVPHFNVINGGVHARTALDFQEFMIAPVGAPSIAEAVRAGAEIYHRLRSDLADGGLATGLGDEGGFAPDIAGPEQALALLTAAIDGAGYRAGPEGVMIAIDPAASEFHRDDRYHVGGQALTAQEMITRYAEMIDNYPIRSIEDGLGETDGAGWRALTAALGDRVQLVGDDNFVTDPSIIAAAARDGIANAALIKVNQIGTVTGTLDALSVCREVGYGAMISHRSGETDDTFIADLAVGSGCGQIKSGAPARGERVAKYNRLIEIAATAHLPYGLPPGWRHR; from the coding sequence ATGCGCCTGGCCGAACTGACCGCCGTCGAAATACTCGACTCGCGCGGCAACCCCACTCTCCACGTCCGCGCCACCCTCGCCGACGGCCGCACCGTCACCGCCGGAGTTCCGTCCGGCGCGTCCACCGGCAGCGGTGAAGCCGTCGAACTGCGCGATCACGACCCGGCCCGCTACGGCGGGCGCGGGGTCACCCGGGCGGTCGGCAATGTCGACACCGTGCTCGCCGAGCGGCTCACCGGGCACGTGTTCGGCAGCTTCGCCGATGTCGACCGCCTGCTGCGCGAGCTCGACGGCACCGAGAATCTGTCGCGGCTGGGCGCGAACGCCGTTGTCGGAGTGTCGATCGCGGCCGCCCGCGCCTTCGCCCTGGCCACCGGACAGCAACTGTGGCAGTGGCTGACGCCCGAGGGCGGGCAGCCGCGGCTGCCGGTACCGCATTTCAACGTCATCAACGGCGGCGTGCACGCGCGAACGGCCTTGGATTTCCAGGAATTCATGATCGCTCCCGTCGGTGCGCCCTCGATCGCGGAAGCGGTGCGGGCGGGGGCCGAGATCTATCACCGGCTGCGTTCGGATCTCGCCGACGGCGGGCTGGCCACCGGACTCGGCGACGAGGGCGGATTCGCGCCCGATATCGCCGGGCCCGAACAGGCACTGGCCCTGCTCACCGCGGCGATCGACGGGGCCGGATACCGGGCCGGGCCGGAGGGGGTCATGATCGCGATCGACCCGGCCGCCAGCGAATTCCACCGCGACGACCGCTATCACGTCGGCGGGCAGGCGCTCACGGCGCAGGAGATGATCACCCGCTACGCGGAGATGATCGACAACTATCCGATCCGCAGTATCGAGGACGGACTCGGCGAGACCGACGGTGCGGGATGGCGTGCGCTCACCGCCGCTCTCGGTGACCGCGTCCAGCTGGTCGGGGACGACAATTTCGTGACCGATCCGTCGATCATCGCCGCGGCCGCCCGCGACGGTATCGCGAACGCGGCGTTGATCAAGGTCAATCAGATCGGCACCGTCACCGGCACACTCGACGCGCTGAGCGTGTGCCGCGAGGTCGGTTACGGTGCGATGATCTCGCATCGCTCGGGCGAGACCGACGACACCTTCATCGCCGACCTCGCCGTCGGATCCGGTTGCGGCCAAATCAAATCCGGTGCTCCCGCCCGCGGCGAGCGGGTCGCCAAATACAACCGACTGATCGAGATCGCCGCCACCGCCCACCTGCCCTACGGCCTGCCGCCCGGCTGGCGACACCGTTGA